ATGCCATCGGCCAATGGCCAGGTGTTGATGAAGGGTAATCCGCAGGATGCGCGACTGGCCGATCTGATTCGCGGTGAAGACGTAAGTAACGGCACCATCGTCGACCTGCCGCGCCTGCAGATGCTGCTGATCACCCTGGTGGTGATCCTGGTGTATGGGGCAGCCGTCGGTCATAGCCTGGGGTCCGGCTACTGGGTTCTGCAGGATTTGCCGAAACTGCACACCACCCTGCTGTTGCTGGCCCTGATCAGCCACAGCGGCTACGTGGTCGGCAAACTGATCCCCACTAGCCCGAACCCTGCCGCGAGCGGCCCCATGCCGGCCATCGAGTCTCAGCAACCGGCGCCCCAAGCTGAGGCGGGCGCGGCGCAGAATCAGCCCGCCCCCGGCGCGCTCAATCCGTCATAGATGCAAAGCGCTGGCGCATGCTGGCACTGGCGGCGGGCCCGGCCTGCACGGTGCAATCCTGCAACGCCACCAGATGCCCGTCGACCCTATCCGCCATGACCGGGTGCACAGGTCGTCCGCTTTCACGCTCGATCAGTTGCACGCTCTCGCCTTCGGGAGCGAAGTGGCGATTGCCCCATGCCACGAACGCCAGCAACACCACGCGAAAGTCCTCGCCCTTGGCGGTCGGCACATATTCATGGCGCAAGGGCCGCTCGCTGTAGGCGCGGCGCTCCAGCAACCCGGCCTCCACCAGGGCATTCAAGCGCCGGGTCAGCATGTTCGGGGCAATGTCCAGGCTGCGGGAGAACTCGTCGAAACGCCTCAAGCCATGCAGCGCGTCGCGCATGATCAAGATGCTCCACCACTCGCCGACTCGCTCCAGGCTCCTGGCGATCGGACATTCGGCTTCGATCAGACTTTTTCGTTGCATGACGGGCTCCTGCAGTGCACCTCGGTTTTTGTGGATCCGAATGTTACTTTCATGATGATAGTATCGTCCACGTTTCGTTGTTCCCCCAAACAAGCGAAGGAGCAGGACCCGTATGAGTAAACGCATCGTAGTCACCGGCATGGGCGCAATCACTCCCCTGGGCTGTGGCGTCGAGCAAGTCTGGCAACGCCTGCTGGCGGGGCAGTCCGGCATCCGTCAACTGCCGGAGGAGTTCATCCAGGGCCTGTCCACCACCATTGGCGGCCAGGTGCCCGACTCGCTGCAGGATCCGCAGGCCGGCTTCGATCCGGACCGTCTGCTGACGCCCAAGGAACAGCGCAAGATGGACCGCTTCATTCTCTTTGCCCTGGCCGCAGCGGAAGAAGCCCTGGCCCAGGCGCAGTGGAAACCCGATAACGCCGCCGCCCAGGAACGGACCGCCACCATCATTGCCTCGGGAGTCGGAGGCTTCCCGGCCATTGCCGATGCCGTGCGCACCAGCGACAGCAAAGGCCCGCGGCGTCTGTCGCCATTCACCATTCCATCATTCCTGAGCAATATGGCCGCCGGCCACGTTTCGATCCGCCACGGCCTCAAGGGACCGCTGGGTGCGCCTGTCACTGCCTGCGCCGCCGGGGTGCAGGCCATCGGTGACGCGGCACGAATGATCCGCGCCGGAGAAATCGATATCGCCGTCTGTGGCGGAGCGGAAGCGGCGATTCACCAGGTCAGCCTGGCTGGCTTCGCCGCTGCACGTGCCTTGTCCAGCGATTACAACGACACGCCGGAGCGTGCCTCACGCCCCTTCGATCAGGCCCGGGACGGGTTTGTCATGGGCGAAGGCGCCGGTCTGCTGGTCATCGAGGAGCTGGAGCATGCCCTGGCCCGAGGCGCGCAACCCATCGCCGAACTGGTGGGCTATGGCACCAGCGCCGACGCCTACCACATGACTGCCGGCCCGGAAGATGGCGACGGCGCCCGGCGCGCCATGCAGCAGGCACTGAGTCAGGCCGGCGTCCAGCCTGCCCAGGTACAGCACCTGAATGCCCATGCCACTTCCACCCCCGTGGGCGACAAAGGCGAGCTGGCAGCGATCAGGAGCGTATTTGGCAGCGGCCGTGGCCCGGCCATTAGCGCCACCAAATCCGCCACTGGCCATTTGCTGGGCGCGGCCGGCGGGATCGAGGCGATCTTTACCATTCTCGCCTTGCGCGACCAGATCGCCCCGGCCACGCTCAACCTGGAAAACCCCGACCACGACGCTGCGGGACTTGACCTGGTCAGCGGCCAGGCACGTCAGGTGGCCATGCAATACGCCCTGTCCAATGGTTTCGGTTTTGGCGGGGTCAATGCCAGCGTGCTGTTCAAGCGCTGGGAATAACCGTCGAACCGGCGGGCCCCATGTCGAGGTTGCAGCCGCGATGGGCTGAAACCTCGACAGCCTTCCTCAGTTCAACACGTCATTCAGCACTTCGTAGATGATCCCGCTGGCAATGGCCACCAGGATCAGGTCTGTTCCGGCCTGTCGCCATTCGTAACCGTCATAGCGAGGCAGTTGGCCAAGCAGCCGGCTGTCGAGTTTCTTGGCGATTCCCGGAGGAAGAGGCTTGCCACGGGCCAGGTTCTTCTGGATGCCGGGAGGCAATGCCGGCCCAGGACTCCAATAATCACGATGCCCGCCGAGAATACCCACGACACCGCCACGATCGATGCTGGGGCCGTGCTGCCAATCCTCGGACGCGGACTTTTTACCTTTGCCGTGTCCGTTCTGGTTGCCGTGCCCGTGTTCATCGGCGGAGTCAGACCTGGAATGGCCCTGGCCCTTGCCACCGCCCGGGTCGGCCAAGACCAGAGGAGAAGCCGTGATCAGGAAAAGACAGGCAAAAGTGGTAACCAGCCGATTGGACTTGTGCATATCAATGCTCTTCAGAAGGCCTCTGTCACACTCCAATGTAGACGGCATTGCACCTCGAAGGAGCCCGCAGATCAGTTGGCAAAGCGCTTTCACACAGTAGCGGCTCCCCATTCACAGCGGCACGCTGTCTGCCCTCACGTATCAAAGCGAGCAGCTGTACTGATGCTCAAAAGGAAACATCAGCGTATCCACCACGCCGGAAAACGGTGCATCCAGCGCCAGCAATGGCCAGAGCACTCCGTTGTTTTCCTTCGCCAGGGCCCAGTCCATGCGCACGCCGATATAGGGACAGGTGTAGGGAGTGGTACGGGCAATCAAGGCCGTGCACCCATTGAGCCCCAGGGCCAGGACCAGCAACAACAGACTTCGCAACACGTAACATCCTTATTAATTGCATCGGCAAGCGCCCTGGGCGCTGCATGGCCGAGGCGGCACTGAACACGCTCAAGCCTTGTAGTCGCAATGGATCTGCAGGCTTTCCGTAGGGTTGCGGTGGATCTCGAAGCCACATTGCCTGAGGGTTTCCTTGACTTCATCAACCAGCGCCGCGTAACGCGCCTGGCGCCGGTTCTGGCGCGCCGGCGAAGTGAAGACGCCCAGTGGCAGGAAACGCAAGCGCTTGCCGTCGAGGACGATCGACACATCGACATGAGTGCCATCCACATCGTGGCCGTTGGAGCCGAAGATGTCCTCAAGTTCCTGCTTGCGTTGCGGATAACACCAGCAGAACAGGCGGATGCCCAGCCAGCGTGACAGGCTCCTGAAAGCGCCCAGGTAGCTGCTTTTGTGCTCGTAACCACGGGTCACCAGCAGTTGCACAGAGCACGGCAGCCTGGACTGAACCTCAAGTAGTTGTGCAAAGGCCCGGTGGTCCACCATGACCCTTGAGGACGGCCAGCGCGGCCCTATCCTCAGGCCCTGGTGGTTGCCCTTTGTCAGTATCAGCATGCCGATCGAACCTGATTGTTACGCGGGCCCGAATGGTACACAGAGCGGCCTCCGGATGCAGGAAATTCACCGCACAAAAAACCGCCGCCACCGCGCTCGCACAGTGACAGCCCGGCGGCGGTTTAGTTAAAGTAGTGATGGCTCATAGCCATTATTGTTGATCACAGTGACCGCAGAGGTTGTATGTACGATTTAACGAGTCTGGTCATTGTCGATAGCCCGTTTGGCTTGAATGTCCTGCAAGTCACCGCCGACCTGGTGGCCGGCGCGCTGGAGGAGCTGCTGCAAAATTGCGCAGGCGGCGCCAGCATCACTCAGAAACTCGACTACTCCATCCTGAGCCTCTATCAGGACAAGCTCGAAGCGGCCATTCGCGACACGAGCCTGCCGGCGCTGCCCATGCTCAGTGCCACCGACAGCCTTTGCTGATTCGTCACCCGTGGTGGATGGCCGCTCTGGCCATCCTCTCGGCGCCACAGCGCGACGCGGGGAGAGCCCCGGCACACTGTCGGGACACCCTCGCCCTTCAGCCGAATACCATCATCAGGTACCAGATGACAAAGCCTGCTGACACCACGCTATGAAGAATCAACAGGTCGCGCATTCCAGTTGTCCTGCCGCTGACCAGCCAATAAGCGAAGACCAGCGGGTAGCACAGCAGGCAGGTGATCCCCAGCGCCATGATCGCCAGGACTGTACCAAGGCCCGGGAGGACCCTACGGGCATAGCCAAGCAGCCCACGAAGGCGATGCCGCCTAACGCCAGGATGATGATCAGGAAGGCAACGATCACGCGCTGCATGTCGGTTCGGTTGTCCATGCTTCTGTGCTTTCAGTTCTTTGGCTGGGATGAGCTTGACGCCACAGGATCGGCCCGACGGGCCATAAATGGCCCGAAACGCTGCTCCTGATGCAAGGAAAAATACTTGGGGGAGGCTCAGGATATTCCCGCGTAGGCAGCCCACTTCGTCATGTCTTGCAGGGATATGTTGCCGCCACAGACCACCAGACCGATGACCGCGTCCTCAGGCAGCGTCGGCGCGGTGGCCAGCATGGCCGGAACCAGCGCTCCGCAAGCCAGTTCAACCCATTGCCTGGCGTCCTGGGCGAAGCAAACCATGCCCTTGATCGCGTCATGGTCAGAAACCACGACCACGTCTTCCAGATAGTGGCGAGCGTGGGCAAACATCAGCTCATCGATGATGGGAACACCCAGGGTCGAGACGACAGAACTGATGTCCACGTCCACCGGTTTGCCTGCCTGCAACGCCTGATGCATGGAGCTTGCGCCGGCGGTCTCGACGCCCCAGACACGGATCTCGGGCTTGATCGCCTTCAACGCCGTGGCCACTCCCGCCAGCATCGCACCGCCACCCACCGCGACGAATACGTCGGTCAGGGACGGGCAGTCGGCAATGAACTCAAGGGCCAGGGTTCCATGCCCCTCGGCGATCAGGGTGTCGGCGCAATCGTCGATAACCACATAGCCCTCTTCCTCAAGCGCCTTGGCCCGGGCAAATGCGCCATGAACGTCTTTTTCGATCAGCACCGAACTGCCACTGGCGCGAATTCGCTCGACCGATGAGGAAGGCGCGCTCTCGGGCATGATGACCGTGACCTTGGCGCCAAAGCTCCTGGCCGCCTCGCCGATGGCAATCCCGAAATTGCCGCCGCTGACGGCAACGAAGTGGTTGTCGCCGAGATTCTCGGCAAACGCCGAAAACTTGTTGAGTACGCCACGGGCCTTGAACGAACCCCCGACCTGCATGTTTTCCAGCTTGAGAAACACCGGCCGCCGCGCCTTGTCGCTGAGCACCAAACTGTTGACCGTCGGCGTGCGAGTTACCGATCCATCAATCCGTTGCGCCGCTGCAACGATGGATTTGAAATCAATGAGCTGAGTCATCTGGGGCCACTTTCCTTGGATTGAGATGCACGGAACTCCCAACGTCCGCGCCTGGCCGGCTGGGTTGCAGACTGTCGCCGACCCCGGTGAAAACTACAGGACAACCGGGGCTGCGCGCCACACCTTGAGCGGCTTCGCTCGATCGATCAGCAACGGGAGGTCGCACGTAAGCGGTGTTTGCATAGGCCGCATGCCCAGGTGGTAGGCTAGCCGCCCTCCACCATCAGGAAGGTTTTCAAGTGACGCCCATCATCTGCGCCAATGAGTTCGACATCTGCGTCTCAATGCCTGACTTCGTCACCTGGGTCGAAGACCGGCACCTGCCCAACGCCGACCTGGCGGCAGCATTGAGTACCCTGGGCATCGCCCTCGACATTGGCCAGCTATACACCCGCTACTTCGATGACACCCCGGTCGGTACGGGTGATGTGCATGTCTATCCGAGTACTGGGAGTCAGAGCCTGTTGGTCATCGATCTGTACCGAGACCCCACCGACCAACTGGATATCGTCAGCGTCTCGTTGAAGATAGAGCCTGCGCTGCTGCCTCTGGCCCTGCCATTGCTGCGAGGGTTTTTCGACGCTGCCGAATGCCAGGTCGCCTTCAGGCAGTCCAGCCACTCACAGCAGTTGCGCTCGCTGATCGATGAAAGCCGCTACCCGGCCCCGAGCGAGGAAAGTGGCTATCACCAGCAATTGATTGCCCACTTGTAAAGCACTTGTCGGAGATGCTTCGGCACCTGCCGGTCTACCAGCTGAGCAGGCAGACCCGATCGGCGCCGGGCCTGCCGTAGCCGCTATCTCAAGGGCATTCGCAGGTCGATGGACCGAATACCGGACCGCTGCACGGATCCTTGGATGGGCCGAACACCGGGCACGAGGCCTGGGCAGTCAGGGAGAAACCCCACAGCAGCAATACCGCCAACAATACTTTCTTCATTTGCGACCTCCTGGTCAGTCATCCAATCGTCCATGTGCCCTGGCGAGGGCACGGACAGTCATCAAGGGCACTCGCAGACCGTCGGGCCGAGCACCGGACCGGCACAGGGATCTTCCCCAGGACCGAGCACCGCGCAGTCCGCCTGCGCTGTCAGCGAGAACATCCACAGCAGCAACGACGCCGCCAGCATTTTTCTTTTCAACCTGACCTCCTTGGTCGAGACAATGATCACGATCCGCGCTTTCCCCTTGTTTCAGGGGGCGGATGCACGCCCTTGGCAAGGCGCGCTGCAAATCCCGCCAGCACTCCCGCCAGCGGGCCCGAAACAGCAAAGACCACAGCCTGCGATTGCGCCAGTGCGGCACAGTGTCACGCCACTGGCCATCTGCCCCGACCGGGGCATGGGGCCCTCTTTGTCACCTTCAACACCCAAGGTCGCGACATCATCACCTGGGCCTGCGTGATCGACGGCAAGGACCAGAACTGCCGAACAGACCTGGGCCGCCAGCCAACCCGGTGCGCCCCGTACTCGGCACGGGTGAACGGCCCAATCCCCTTAGCTGATATCATCCGGCAACTTATCCGCCGAGTAACAACGATGAATCGCCGCAAGAAAATAAACCAACTGCTGAAGGCCAACGCCAAGAAGGCCAGCGCCAAACTGGCACCGAAAAAGAAGTCGACCTACATCAGCAAGGCCGACCGATTGAAACTGGCGGCTGAAGCCACTCAAGACCCGGCTATCGCTTCCGACAGCTGAACCTGCCTGGCAGCGCCTACTCCACCTTCGCCTCGGCAAAGCGGTTACGTCCCGATGCCTTGGCAATGTACAGCGCCTGATCTGCCGCCTCGATCAGTCCTTGCAAGTGATTCAGTTCCGCGCCCGTGGCGGCCGCAATGCCAATGCTGACACTCACACGTCCCAACGGGCTGGAGGTGTGCGCAATGTTCTCCTGCTCCAAGCGACTGAGAATAAGTTGCGCCACTATCCTGGCACCGTCGCTGTCGGTATCCGGCATGATGACGCCCATCTCCTCGCCGCCATAACGGGCCACCAGATCCGACGGCCGTCGCACACACTCCTCCAGGACTCTGCCAACCGCCTGCAGGCAGGCGTCTCCGGCTACGTGCCCGAGCGAATCGTTAAACAGTTTGAAGTGGTCGATATCAATCATCATCAAAGCCAAGGAGGCATTGGCACGTTGTGCACGTCGCGCTTCGGTGGCAAGGCTCTCGTCGAAGCAGCGCCGATTGGCCAGCCCCGTCAGGGGATCCTTCATGGCCAGCAACTCCAACTGGCGATTGGATGAGAGCAACTGCTGCTGGGCGCCTCGCAACTGGCCTTCAACCTCGGTTCGCCGGCGAATATCCAGGATCAAGAAGCAACCGATCAGCGCGGTAAGCCCCAGCAGCCCCGCCACTACGACCGTCGACAACAGCGCCTCCATTCGCCACGCGGCAAGGGCCTCTCGCTTGCCGAGTGCAACGGTCGTGATCAAAGGCAGCCGGTCACTCTTGCGAAAGGCATAAAGGCGCTCGACACCGTCCAGGCTGGAGGTAAACGACGCGGTACCGACGGATCGATCCACAAGGTACTTGGCATAGATCGGCGACTTGGAAAAGTTGCGCCCCATATCCTGCTCACGGAAGGGATAGCGAACCAGCAACGTACCATCGGTATTGGACAAGCCGATGGCCCCCTCCTGCCCGACATCGATTTTGCCGAACAACCGCAGGAAGTTTTCGATCCCCAAGGTCACCGCCACCACTCCGGCAAACTCGCCGCGCGGATCATTGAAACGCCGACTGAGGGTGATCACCCACTCCTGATTGGTACGGCTCTGGATGGGCGGCCCTATAAAGGTCTCACGGGATGGATCGTCGCGATGATGAATGAAATAAGCCCGATCACTGCTGTTCGCCCCGGCAGGAATGGGCCGATTGGAAGACATCAACCAACGGCCCTGATTATCGTAGATGGTGACGCCACTGAGCTGTGGCATCAGCGACTCTTGCCGGCGGATCAACTTACTCAGGCGCTGAATCTGTGTGGGGCCGCTCCCTTCGGTTTCCAGGCGCTCGACGAGCCCGAGCAAAAGCGCCGAGCTTTGGCGGACAATGCCTTCGGAGTAGGTAGCCAGCGCCTGGGTCAGATTCAAGCTATGGACATTCACATCCCTCAATACCTGCTCTCGAGATGCCCACACTTTCCAGACAGTCAATGACGCCAGGGAGCAACCAACGACCAACAGCAAAAGCACAACCAAGCGTGTGTCACGCTTCACGTTCCCACCTTATGGATAGTACGGTTCAAGTTCTAGTGTAGCGATTGTAATAGATAGGTAAAAATTTAAACTGGCTGCCGCGGGTAAAAAGTCCATTTCAGATCAACTAGCGGTAAATAGATGGTCGTTAATAAGCATCTGAAGAAATCACCATACCCACCGTGACATCAAGAATAACGCAACTGCGCAACACACCTCTGTACTGGCAACGCTAGTTCGCCTCTTGCCCCTCGATCTTGTGCTTGAATGCTTCGAGTGCAAAAACAATCAGTGGACGAATCGCTGGATCACTCGCAATGGTCTCGGCACTCAATTGCGTGGAAAACAAGTTTATCGAGATAGAGACTTCCTCCGCGATGCAAGCCGACAGTTTTTCAGCACCAGCCGCAATGCCGCCCGTGCACGCGAAGCCCTGGGTATCGGCGGCCCTACGACGGCCGAGGCCTTGCGCAGACTCCCCGAGGCCGCCTGCGAACGCACCCTGCCGATACACAGCCCCGACTTTTCGGGCAAGAAGTCTCGCATCAGTGCCACTGGCCGCAGCATCGCAGCCCTGGGCGTCAACCCTTGATTGGCGCTACATCGATATCGTCCATGACGCCAACTAGGAGCCCTGACGGAAACTTACCGTTAATATTGCACGCTAGTTCCAAATTAAACCTATGTCCTCTTGCAGAAAAAACACTTAACCAGTTAACGAATACTCTAAAAAATAATCGGCTCGTCGTTAAAGTTAGTAGAGATCTCGGCGGATACATGTAAACCCAAGCCAGCTTGGGCCAGCCAACTAAGAGTTCGTCGAGGGTCCTATGGACGCATTACGCAACATCAAGCTTTCCACGCGATTAATCTCTGCATTTGTGGTGTGCGCCATCATCACACTGGGAGTGGGGCTCTTGGGACGCTCGGGTATCGCATCGCTAAAAACAACAATAAACGCAATCGTTAGCAATAACCTGGTGTCCGTTAACAATACGGGCAATGCTCGGGCCGGTGTTTTTGCATACTCCAAGGATCTGCATGCGGCGCTGCTTCTTAAGTACACCAAGGCAGATTCAGGGATGTTCGAATCGGCCGTACAGTCCATGTCCGAAAACCAGCGGGAAGTTGAGCGGCTTTTCAAGGAGTACCGTCAGACGCCTCTCGCCGATGACGAGCGCGTGGCGGGCGATCAGTTCGAAAAGGACTGGCCGGCCTATGTCCAGGGGGCGAACAAGGTCATCGCCCTGGCAAGAGCCGGCGACCTTGACAGCGCCACGCAGATTTTCCAGCAGCAGCTTTCTCCGGCGTCCAAGAGAATTATCGATCAGCTGCAAGTCATAGTTGCCTCCAACTATCGTCAAAGCGGTGAAGCCGCCGACGCAGCCGAGACCGCCACTACCAGCGCTTACTGGACATTGGGCATCGGGGTGCTGATCGCTTTCCTCGCGGCCGTCTCGCTGGGCATGATCATCACCCGCTCGATCACCCGACCCCTTTCCATCGCTGTACACAGCGCAGAGGAAGTAGCGGAAGGAAACCTTTCCAAGAGCATTCAGGTCAGCGGTCGGGACGAGGTCAGTGCGCTGCTCAACGCGCTGGATAAAATGCAGCAAAACCTGCGGGCCA
This genomic stretch from Pseudomonas sp. Os17 harbors:
- a CDS encoding winged helix-turn-helix transcriptional regulator, which encodes MQRKSLIEAECPIARSLERVGEWWSILIMRDALHGLRRFDEFSRSLDIAPNMLTRRLNALVEAGLLERRAYSERPLRHEYVPTAKGEDFRVVLLAFVAWGNRHFAPEGESVQLIERESGRPVHPVMADRVDGHLVALQDCTVQAGPAASASMRQRFASMTD
- the fabF gene encoding beta-ketoacyl-ACP synthase II produces the protein MSKRIVVTGMGAITPLGCGVEQVWQRLLAGQSGIRQLPEEFIQGLSTTIGGQVPDSLQDPQAGFDPDRLLTPKEQRKMDRFILFALAAAEEALAQAQWKPDNAAAQERTATIIASGVGGFPAIADAVRTSDSKGPRRLSPFTIPSFLSNMAAGHVSIRHGLKGPLGAPVTACAAGVQAIGDAARMIRAGEIDIAVCGGAEAAIHQVSLAGFAAARALSSDYNDTPERASRPFDQARDGFVMGEGAGLLVIEELEHALARGAQPIAELVGYGTSADAYHMTAGPEDGDGARRAMQQALSQAGVQPAQVQHLNAHATSTPVGDKGELAAIRSVFGSGRGPAISATKSATGHLLGAAGGIEAIFTILALRDQIAPATLNLENPDHDAAGLDLVSGQARQVAMQYALSNGFGFGGVNASVLFKRWE
- a CDS encoding anti-virulence regulator CigR family protein, whose protein sequence is MHKSNRLVTTFACLFLITASPLVLADPGGGKGQGHSRSDSADEHGHGNQNGHGKGKKSASEDWQHGPSIDRGGVVGILGGHRDYWSPGPALPPGIQKNLARGKPLPPGIAKKLDSRLLGQLPRYDGYEWRQAGTDLILVAIASGIIYEVLNDVLN
- a CDS encoding YceK/YidQ family lipoprotein; translated protein: MLRSLLLLVLALGLNGCTALIARTTPYTCPYIGVRMDWALAKENNGVLWPLLALDAPFSGVVDTLMFPFEHQYSCSL
- a CDS encoding threonine ammonia-lyase, yielding MTQLIDFKSIVAAAQRIDGSVTRTPTVNSLVLSDKARRPVFLKLENMQVGGSFKARGVLNKFSAFAENLGDNHFVAVSGGNFGIAIGEAARSFGAKVTVIMPESAPSSSVERIRASGSSVLIEKDVHGAFARAKALEEEGYVVIDDCADTLIAEGHGTLALEFIADCPSLTDVFVAVGGGAMLAGVATALKAIKPEIRVWGVETAGASSMHQALQAGKPVDVDISSVVSTLGVPIIDELMFAHARHYLEDVVVVSDHDAIKGMVCFAQDARQWVELACGALVPAMLATAPTLPEDAVIGLVVCGGNISLQDMTKWAAYAGIS
- a CDS encoding PA0050 family protein is translated as MKKVLLAVLLLWGFSLTAQASCPVFGPSKDPCSGPVFGPSTCECP
- a CDS encoding PA0050 family protein — protein: MKRKMLAASLLLWMFSLTAQADCAVLGPGEDPCAGPVLGPTVCECP
- a CDS encoding DUF2986 domain-containing protein, with translation MNRRKKINQLLKANAKKASAKLAPKKKSTYISKADRLKLAAEATQDPAIASDS
- a CDS encoding diguanylate cyclase, translated to MKRDTRLVVLLLLVVGCSLASLTVWKVWASREQVLRDVNVHSLNLTQALATYSEGIVRQSSALLLGLVERLETEGSGPTQIQRLSKLIRRQESLMPQLSGVTIYDNQGRWLMSSNRPIPAGANSSDRAYFIHHRDDPSRETFIGPPIQSRTNQEWVITLSRRFNDPRGEFAGVVAVTLGIENFLRLFGKIDVGQEGAIGLSNTDGTLLVRYPFREQDMGRNFSKSPIYAKYLVDRSVGTASFTSSLDGVERLYAFRKSDRLPLITTVALGKREALAAWRMEALLSTVVVAGLLGLTALIGCFLILDIRRRTEVEGQLRGAQQQLLSSNRQLELLAMKDPLTGLANRRCFDESLATEARRAQRANASLALMMIDIDHFKLFNDSLGHVAGDACLQAVGRVLEECVRRPSDLVARYGGEEMGVIMPDTDSDGARIVAQLILSRLEQENIAHTSSPLGRVSVSIGIAAATGAELNHLQGLIEAADQALYIAKASGRNRFAEAKVE